A single genomic interval of Nostoc commune NIES-4072 harbors:
- a CDS encoding ABC transporter permease: protein MISTRISLETGRDWLITLVTSETFVYVGKRVLQALLTLLLASALSFFIIQLAPGDYVDTLRQNPKISPERIEELKRQFGLDKSWPEQFGLWLWRILTKGDFGTSFIYQRSVASLLWERVPATLLLAIASLIVTWAIAIPLGIFAAVNQNKLSDRVLQVISYAGQGFPSFITALALLVLAQITSPFFPVGSMTSINHSELTWFGRILDIGWHMILPTIALSITSFAGLQRITRGELLDVLRQDYIQTARAKGLPENRVIYVHALRNAINPLITLLGFELAGLLNGAFIAEFFFNWPGLGRLTLQALQAQDLYLLMASLVMGAVLLIAGNLIADLMLKAADPRIRLENLN, encoded by the coding sequence ATGATATCTACGAGAATTTCATTGGAGACAGGTCGGGATTGGCTAATAACGCTAGTCACGAGTGAAACTTTTGTTTATGTGGGAAAGCGGGTATTGCAGGCACTACTTACTTTGTTGTTGGCGTCAGCGTTATCGTTTTTCATTATTCAACTTGCTCCAGGAGATTATGTAGATACGTTGCGGCAAAACCCGAAGATATCGCCAGAAAGAATTGAAGAACTCAAGCGGCAGTTTGGTTTGGATAAGTCTTGGCCAGAACAATTTGGGCTGTGGCTATGGCGAATCTTGACAAAAGGGGATTTTGGCACGAGTTTTATTTATCAACGTTCAGTAGCATCGCTGTTGTGGGAACGAGTACCAGCGACTTTGCTATTAGCGATCGCATCTTTAATTGTCACATGGGCGATCGCTATCCCTCTGGGAATCTTTGCTGCTGTTAACCAAAATAAGCTATCAGACCGGGTTTTACAGGTAATTAGCTATGCCGGACAAGGCTTTCCCAGTTTCATCACTGCTTTAGCGTTGCTGGTTTTAGCCCAAATCACCTCGCCCTTCTTCCCAGTGGGTAGCATGACTAGCATCAATCACTCGGAACTAACGTGGTTTGGCAGAATTTTAGATATCGGCTGGCACATGATTTTACCGACGATAGCCCTTTCAATTACTAGTTTTGCTGGTTTACAACGCATCACTCGCGGTGAATTATTGGATGTGCTGCGTCAAGATTACATCCAAACGGCTCGTGCCAAAGGATTGCCAGAAAATCGCGTTATCTACGTTCATGCACTCCGTAATGCGATAAATCCTTTGATTACCTTATTAGGTTTTGAATTAGCTGGTTTATTAAATGGTGCTTTCATTGCCGAATTTTTCTTTAACTGGCCCGGTTTAGGAAGGTTGACCTTACAAGCTTTACAAGCTCAAGATTTATATTTGTTAATGGCAAGCTTGGTAATGGGCGCAGTCTTGCTGATTGCTGGCAATTTAATCGCCGATTTAATGTTAAAAGCCGCCGATCCACGCATTCGTCTAGAAAATCTCAATTAG
- a CDS encoding adenine phosphoribosyltransferase, with the protein MDLKSLVRDIPDFPKPGILFRDITTLLRDPEGLRYTIDFLAQKCHEAGITADYVIGIESRGFIFGSPLAYKLGSGFIPVRKKGKLPAAVHSIEYELEYGMDCLEVHQDGLHQGSRILIVDDLIATGGTASATAKLVQKIGCELVGFGFIIELRDLEGRKYLPDVPIISLIEY; encoded by the coding sequence ATGGATTTGAAGTCTCTCGTTCGTGACATTCCAGATTTCCCTAAACCCGGAATTTTATTTCGGGATATTACTACCCTGCTGCGCGATCCCGAAGGACTGCGCTACACTATTGACTTTCTAGCACAAAAATGCCATGAAGCTGGGATAACGGCGGATTATGTCATTGGTATAGAGTCGAGGGGATTTATTTTTGGTTCACCCCTGGCTTATAAATTAGGATCTGGTTTTATTCCCGTCCGCAAAAAAGGTAAGTTACCAGCAGCCGTTCATTCAATTGAATATGAACTAGAGTATGGTATGGACTGTCTAGAAGTGCATCAAGACGGTTTACACCAAGGTAGCCGAATTTTAATTGTGGACGATTTGATTGCCACGGGTGGAACTGCGAGTGCAACAGCAAAGTTAGTGCAGAAGATTGGCTGCGAACTAGTAGGATTTGGGTTTATTATCGAGCTACGGGATTTAGAAGGGCGTAAATATCTGCCGGACGTGCCGATTATCTCTCTAATTGAATATTAG
- a CDS encoding DUF3038 domain-containing protein has protein sequence MNVSASLTPFNSPTQDSLPMVLDTLPDPAIASKTCPRRTRLQIDLILLAIEALELGGSEAILTFAQELDLKGIVKDRVNLWRMRSSNPLRRAHMRRPLSIMEAKALVVIACYIARRLTVVIRQLLMICQQMEEKQIPLEQNLRLSNYLERFRAHFKSRMNARRSGVLALTSDAKLDELAINLLGQLLFCTGTTGMQRFWISLFDGEVE, from the coding sequence ATGAATGTGTCAGCAAGTTTAACGCCGTTCAACAGTCCAACTCAAGATTCACTGCCGATGGTTCTGGACACTTTGCCAGATCCTGCGATCGCTTCTAAAACGTGTCCTCGCAGAACCCGGTTGCAAATTGACCTGATTTTACTGGCAATTGAAGCTTTAGAGCTTGGTGGTTCAGAAGCAATCCTGACTTTTGCTCAAGAGTTGGATCTAAAAGGAATTGTTAAAGACAGGGTGAATTTATGGCGGATGCGTAGCTCTAATCCGCTACGGAGAGCGCACATGCGCCGTCCCTTAAGTATCATGGAAGCAAAAGCTCTGGTGGTGATTGCTTGCTATATAGCACGGCGTTTAACTGTTGTGATTCGCCAGTTACTAATGATCTGTCAACAAATGGAAGAAAAGCAGATTCCATTAGAACAGAATTTGCGCCTATCTAATTACCTAGAGAGGTTTAGAGCGCATTTTAAGAGCCGGATGAATGCTCGACGTTCTGGTGTCCTGGCATTAACTTCTGATGCAAAATTAGATGAGCTAGCGATAAATTTGTTAGGACAATTACTATTTTGTACTGGTACAACTGGAATGCAGCGATTCTGGATTAGTCTTTTTGACGGTGAAGTGGAATGA
- a CDS encoding DUF4335 domain-containing protein, with the protein MNIQRKYSLPNCTLLLEGLSDVSRAAHFQEMRPELSILVNAECYLSGYNQPLTGGREFFESLVRAVSGYAQEFLSSVPNPQAHNQESELVEFRKIDSNRHRLIIYSEGAPEGFDNSNNSKRPPIEIDLNTVQLFDLVEAVDQFFADTQTLPELSLELQPVTRRYGGASQAVIRQAVPAAVGVSSLAVAAIAFNLIPPPQMRPPQPKPDEQTSSTNNIAAPASAAATPTRTPAANTNPPVKDLEALLNTVPEITDPSQLRALNRIVYNQIHPAWTNRLGLKQDLIYRLGVAADGAIVGYKAVNKEANIGVGQTPLPNVLYNPASRPPISNEPIAQFRVVFNTNGVLEVSPWRGYARTPQVVGAKITDSNIVKGLNQKLYSTVRQSWSGTPTFTRDLKYRVAVNKDGVIADYEPLNQVAFDYFRETPLPKMFNAVYGSNVAAPNNKEPLAHFKVIFKPSGTLEVTPWQGY; encoded by the coding sequence ATGAACATTCAACGTAAGTACAGTTTGCCTAATTGTACACTGCTTTTAGAAGGGTTAAGTGATGTCAGTAGGGCTGCACACTTTCAGGAAATGCGCCCGGAATTATCAATATTGGTTAATGCAGAATGTTATTTATCTGGTTATAACCAACCCCTAACCGGAGGGCGGGAATTTTTTGAAAGTTTGGTGAGGGCTGTTAGTGGCTATGCCCAAGAATTTTTGAGTAGTGTACCCAATCCGCAGGCACATAACCAGGAATCGGAGCTAGTAGAGTTTCGGAAAATTGATAGCAACCGACATAGGCTAATTATATATTCAGAAGGCGCTCCAGAGGGATTCGATAACTCTAACAATTCCAAACGTCCGCCTATCGAAATAGATTTAAATACAGTACAGTTGTTTGATTTAGTGGAAGCAGTGGATCAGTTTTTTGCTGATACCCAAACTTTACCTGAACTTTCTTTAGAACTACAACCGGTTACCAGACGCTATGGCGGTGCTAGTCAGGCTGTAATCAGACAGGCTGTTCCTGCTGCTGTGGGTGTGTCAAGTTTAGCAGTAGCAGCGATCGCCTTTAACTTGATTCCACCTCCCCAAATGCGTCCACCGCAGCCTAAACCAGATGAGCAAACTAGCTCTACAAATAATATCGCTGCTCCAGCATCAGCTGCTGCAACGCCTACACGAACACCCGCAGCTAATACAAATCCGCCAGTTAAAGATTTAGAAGCACTTTTAAATACAGTTCCAGAAATTACCGATCCATCCCAGCTGCGTGCATTGAATCGAATAGTTTACAACCAAATTCATCCAGCTTGGACTAATCGCTTAGGATTAAAACAGGATTTGATTTATCGTCTGGGTGTAGCTGCGGATGGAGCGATCGTTGGTTATAAAGCGGTGAATAAAGAGGCAAATATAGGAGTAGGTCAAACTCCTTTGCCTAACGTACTTTACAATCCAGCTAGCCGCCCTCCTATTTCTAATGAACCGATCGCCCAATTTCGAGTAGTATTTAATACAAATGGTGTGCTAGAAGTTAGCCCTTGGCGGGGTTATGCTAGGACACCACAGGTAGTAGGTGCAAAAATTACTGACTCTAATATAGTTAAAGGTTTAAACCAAAAGCTTTATAGTACAGTTCGCCAAAGCTGGAGTGGTACCCCCACCTTTACGCGGGATTTGAAATATCGGGTAGCAGTTAATAAAGATGGTGTAATTGCTGACTATGAACCACTAAACCAAGTTGCCTTTGACTATTTCCGCGAAACACCTCTTCCCAAGATGTTCAACGCTGTCTACGGTTCCAATGTAGCAGCTCCCAACAATAAAGAACCCCTCGCTCACTTCAAAGTAATATTTAAGCCTAGCGGCACACTAGAAGTTACTCCTTGGCAGGGATATTAG
- the tnpA gene encoding IS200/IS605 family transposase, which produces MAKLSPSDYEYRRTSGSVSSLNYHFVFVPKRRKAVLIKEVAQRLQEIILELVVEHSWRLIALEIMPDHVHCFLNVPTHESPADVARWIKGRASHHLRREFPHLKKLPSLWSPSYFVASTGAASTEVVRQYIENQKSN; this is translated from the coding sequence GTGGCTAAACTATCACCATCAGACTACGAATACAGGCGCACAAGTGGCTCGGTTTCTTCCCTGAACTACCATTTTGTATTTGTTCCAAAACGGCGAAAAGCTGTGCTAATAAAAGAAGTAGCACAGCGTTTACAAGAAATTATATTAGAGTTAGTGGTTGAGCATAGTTGGAGACTTATCGCTTTAGAAATAATGCCCGACCATGTTCATTGTTTTTTAAATGTCCCAACGCATGAATCACCTGCTGATGTAGCAAGATGGATTAAGGGTAGGGCATCTCACCATTTAAGGCGTGAATTTCCACACTTGAAAAAGCTTCCTTCTCTCTGGAGTCCTAGCTACTTTGTTGCTTCTACTGGTGCAGCAAGTACCGAAGTTGTTAGACAATATATTGAGAATCAAAAAAGCAATTAA